In Mesorhizobium sp. 113-3-3, a genomic segment contains:
- a CDS encoding cytochrome P450 translates to MDVQETTAACRDAFAELASPACIQDPYTFMRWLREHDPVHRAASGLFLLSRHADIYWALKATGDVFRGPAPGELARYFPRAETSLSLNLLASTLAMKEPPTHTRLRRLISRDFTIRQIDNLRPSIARIVAARLDGMAPALERGEAVDLHWEFALAVPILVFAELFGMPQDDMFGLAAGIGAILEGLSPHASDPQLAEADAASARVQAYFGDLIQRKRTDPRNDIVSMVVGAHDDDADTLSDAELISMLWGMLLGGFATTAATIDHAVLAMLAYPEQRHWLQGDAVGVKAFVEEVLRCDAPAMFSSIPRIAQRDIELGGVVIPKNADVRVLIAAGNRDPDAFSDPDRFDPARFYGTTPGMSTDGKIMLSFGHGIHFCLGAQLARVQLAESLPRIEARFPTLALAEQPTREPSAFLRTFRALPVRLHAQGG, encoded by the coding sequence ATGGACGTGCAAGAAACCACGGCAGCATGCCGGGACGCCTTCGCCGAACTTGCGTCGCCAGCGTGTATCCAAGACCCGTATACGTTCATGCGGTGGTTGCGCGAGCACGATCCGGTGCATCGTGCGGCGTCGGGCCTCTTTCTGTTGAGCCGCCACGCCGACATCTACTGGGCGCTCAAGGCCACGGGCGATGTGTTTCGGGGACCGGCGCCGGGCGAACTGGCGCGCTATTTCCCGCGTGCGGAGACCAGCCTGTCACTCAATCTCCTCGCGTCCACGCTAGCGATGAAGGAACCACCGACGCATACGCGTCTGCGCCGGCTGATCTCGCGCGATTTCACCATACGCCAGATCGACAACCTGCGGCCGAGCATCGCACGCATCGTCGCAGCGCGCCTGGACGGCATGGCGCCCGCGCTGGAGCGCGGGGAGGCGGTGGACCTGCATTGGGAATTCGCGCTGGCTGTGCCCATTCTGGTCTTCGCCGAACTGTTCGGCATGCCCCAGGATGACATGTTCGGGCTCGCCGCCGGCATCGGCGCCATTCTGGAAGGCCTGAGCCCACACGCCAGCGATCCCCAGCTCGCCGAGGCGGACGCGGCCAGCGCGAGGGTGCAGGCCTACTTCGGCGACCTCATACAGCGCAAGCGCACCGATCCCCGCAACGACATCGTGTCGATGGTGGTCGGCGCACACGACGACGATGCCGACACGCTGTCGGATGCGGAGTTGATCAGCATGCTGTGGGGCATGCTGCTGGGCGGCTTCGCCACCACTGCTGCGACCATCGACCATGCGGTCCTAGCGATGCTGGCGTATCCCGAACAGCGGCACTGGCTGCAGGGAGACGCCGTGGGGGTGAAGGCATTCGTCGAAGAAGTCCTGCGCTGCGACGCGCCTGCCATGTTCAGCTCCATCCCGCGTATCGCCCAGCGCGACATCGAACTGGGCGGCGTGGTGATCCCGAAGAACGCGGACGTGCGCGTGCTGATCGCGGCCGGCAATCGCGACCCGGACGCCTTCTCCGATCCCGACCGCTTCGATCCCGCGCGGTTCTACGGCACCACTCCTGGCATGTCGACCGACGGGAAGATCATGCTGAGCTTTGGCCACGGCATCCACTTCTGCCTCGGTGCGCAACTGGCCCGGGTGCAGTTGGCCGAGAGCCTGCCGCGGATCGAGGCGCGCTTCCCCACGCTGGCATTGGCCGAGCAGCCGACCCGGGAGCCATCCGCGTTCCTCAGGACGTTCCGCGCGCTGCCGGTGCGACTGCATGCTCAGGGGGGCTGA
- a CDS encoding cytochrome P450: MSEQPLPTLPMWRVDHIEPSPEMLALRANGPIHHVRFPSGHEGWWVTGYDEAKAALSDAAFRPAGMPPAAFTPDSVILGSPGWLVSHEGGEHARLRTIVAPAFSNRRVKVLAQQVEAIAAQLFETLAAQPQPADLRRHLSFPLPAMVISALMGVLYEDHAFFAGLSDEVMTHQHESGPRSASRLAWEELRAYIRGKMWDKRQDPGDNLLTDLLAAVEQGNATEEEAIGLAAGMLVAGHESTVAQIEFGLLAMFRHPQQRERLVGDPSLVDKAVEEILRMYPPGAGWDGIMRYPRTDVTIAGVHIPAESKVLVGLPATSFDPRHFDDPEIFDIGRDENPHLTFSHGPHYCIGMALARLELKVVVGSIFQRFPALRLAVAPEELKLRKEIITGGFEEFPVLW; this comes from the coding sequence ATGTCCGAACAACCCTTGCCGACGCTGCCGATGTGGCGCGTCGATCACATCGAGCCCTCGCCTGAGATGTTGGCGCTACGCGCCAACGGTCCGATCCACCACGTACGCTTCCCGTCCGGGCACGAAGGCTGGTGGGTGACAGGCTACGACGAGGCCAAGGCGGCGCTGTCCGACGCGGCGTTCCGGCCCGCGGGAATGCCGCCGGCGGCATTCACCCCGGATTCGGTGATTCTCGGTTCGCCGGGGTGGCTTGTCTCGCACGAGGGGGGCGAGCATGCCCGGTTACGCACGATCGTGGCGCCGGCCTTCAGCAACCGCAGGGTGAAGGTGCTCGCGCAGCAGGTCGAGGCGATCGCCGCGCAGTTGTTCGAGACGCTGGCGGCCCAGCCCCAGCCCGCCGACCTGAGGCGCCACCTCTCCTTTCCGCTGCCGGCCATGGTCATCAGCGCGCTGATGGGCGTGCTCTACGAGGATCACGCCTTTTTCGCCGGGCTGTCCGACGAAGTGATGACGCACCAGCATGAAAGCGGCCCGCGCAGCGCGTCGCGCCTGGCCTGGGAAGAACTGCGCGCCTACATTCGCGGCAAGATGTGGGACAAGCGCCAGGATCCGGGCGACAACCTGCTGACGGATCTGCTCGCGGCGGTCGAGCAGGGCAATGCGACCGAGGAAGAGGCGATCGGCCTGGCGGCGGGCATGCTGGTGGCGGGGCACGAGAGCACCGTCGCGCAGATCGAATTCGGCCTGCTGGCCATGTTCCGCCATCCGCAACAGCGCGAACGCCTAGTCGGCGATCCATCCCTGGTGGACAAGGCGGTGGAGGAAATCCTGCGCATGTACCCGCCGGGCGCGGGCTGGGACGGCATCATGCGCTATCCGAGGACCGACGTGACTATCGCGGGCGTGCATATTCCCGCGGAGAGCAAGGTGCTGGTCGGCCTGCCGGCGACGTCGTTCGATCCGCGCCATTTCGACGACCCGGAAATCTTCGACATCGGACGCGACGAAAATCCGCACCTGACGTTTTCGCACGGGCCGCACTACTGCATCGGCATGGCGCTGGCCAGGCTGGAACTCAAGGTGGTGGTCGGCTCGATCTTCCAGCGCTTTCCCGCGCTGCGCCTGGCCGTGGCGCCCGAAGAACTGAAGTTGCGCAAGGAGATCATCACTGGCGGGTTCGAGGAGTTCCCGGTGCTCTGGTGA
- a CDS encoding Tn3 family transposase produces the protein MAGDLTVLSHRRAPGWLRGHVLAPGALEAACGLVANATQAIRNTAIWGEAGTAQEVRRLGRQPDDGMACPLWRSRVMIYWHVEKGSTCIFSQLKRCSSSEVAAMTKVLLRHYTNVEIQRLYVGSHGQSALGVPFAACSGSTCRHA, from the coding sequence ATGGCAGGCGACCTGACCGTATTGAGCCATAGGAGGGCTCCTGGTTGGCTCAGGGGTCACGTGCTTGCTCCGGGCGCGCTCGAGGCGGCTTGCGGGCTCGTTGCCAATGCAACACAGGCGATCCGCAACACCGCCATCTGGGGCGAAGCCGGCACGGCCCAAGAAGTTCGGCGCTTGGGACGGCAACCTGATGACGGAATGGCATGTCCGCTATGGCGGTCGCGCGTGATGATCTACTGGCATGTCGAAAAGGGCTCGACCTGCATTTTCTCGCAGCTCAAGCGCTGTTCGTCTTCGGAGGTCGCGGCGATGACCAAGGTCTTGCTGCGACATTACACCAACGTGGAGATCCAGCGCTTATATGTCGGCAGCCATGGCCAGAGCGCCCTCGGCGTCCCTTTTGCCGCCTGCTCGGGTTCAACCTGCCGCCACGCCTGA
- a CDS encoding IS6 family transposase — MSEVARDPLYRRHRFPAEIIAHAVWLYFRFPLSLRMDMLAARGIIVTHQTIRSWAEKFGRHFAREIKRRSAGCLGDKWHLDECVVAINGKKQWLWRAVDQDGLVLEVLVQSRRNAKAAKRLMRKLLKAQGRTPRVMITDKLRSYDAARRDLMPGVEHRSHKGLNNRAENSHQPTRRRERTMKRFKSARQLQRFVSIHDPIANLFHFPRNTLSSAQHRDLRNAAMQIWNKIACLAAA, encoded by the coding sequence ATGTCAGAAGTTGCTCGTGATCCGCTTTATCGTCGCCACCGCTTTCCCGCCGAGATCATTGCGCACGCGGTATGGCTCTACTTTCGCTTTCCGCTCAGCCTGCGCATGGACATGTTGGCGGCCCGCGGCATCATCGTCACGCATCAGACCATTCGAAGCTGGGCGGAGAAATTCGGGCGGCATTTCGCCCGGGAGATCAAGCGACGGTCAGCCGGCTGCCTGGGCGACAAATGGCATCTCGACGAATGTGTGGTGGCCATCAATGGCAAGAAGCAGTGGCTCTGGCGTGCCGTCGATCAGGACGGCTTGGTCCTCGAAGTGCTGGTGCAAAGCCGCCGAAATGCCAAGGCGGCAAAGCGTCTGATGCGCAAGTTGCTGAAGGCTCAAGGGCGGACACCACGAGTCATGATCACCGACAAGCTCCGGTCCTATGATGCCGCCAGGCGCGACCTCATGCCCGGTGTCGAACACCGGTCGCACAAAGGCCTCAATAATCGAGCGGAAAATTCGCACCAGCCGACCCGACGACGCGAAAGGACCATGAAACGCTTCAAGTCGGCACGCCAGCTTCAGCGGTTCGTTTCCATCCATGATCCGATTGCCAACCTGTTCCACTTTCCCCGCAATACGCTGTCATCGGCTCAACATCGAGACCTGCGTAACGCCGCCATGCAAATCTGGAACAAAATCGCGTGTCTCGCCGCAGCGTGA